In Drosophila busckii strain San Diego stock center, stock number 13000-0081.31 chromosome 3R, ASM1175060v1, whole genome shotgun sequence, the sequence GTGCGTTTTATTTGCCATTACACGCGCtacatttgcagctgccacaaaacTGTACTCGGCTCGACTTGTTCGACTTTCTGAATTTGCAAATAATGAGTAAATGAACTCACCTGTCGCTGTGTATTCCAATTAGTCAACGCTTTGGTGAGTTATTAACACTTTCAGCTGTTCGTTTGTTAATATTCAAGATAACAAGTTTATCTTTCGATTCATTCAAATATAATCCTTTATGATATGTGCTGCAAAGAGAAGAAATGGCAAAAGAGTTAACGATGACGAGCAAGATAACTATTCTGTCAAAAATTGAGAAATTGAGATGTAAGCGAGAAAACAACCATCAGCTGATGCTTTGTGAGCACATCCGCTATGactttgcaaatttttaacaataactATTTGTGATATTCagtgatttttaatttcagctaTAAAACTTTTAGTTAAACTATAGAAACTCCAACAAAATTTGTACAcagctattaaaaatttatgttttttatacatGCGCCTATGTTTCCGCTTGCATTATCAagatattattatatatttatgttatgcaTATGAATGTCAAGTCCATTTTACATAGATAGTGTCAAGACGCATTTCCTGGTCATGGACCATCGTCTAGAccggcgacggcgactgcaaCTTTTCTATGCCAAATGTGAATAGAGAATAGCTAAATGAAACAAAACTTTGTACATATACAGGAGAGCTATAAAAAGGCCGCACagaaatcaaaaatcaacGGGCGTAAAGTTGCAGGCCAACCCTCCACGTAGCGCACTCCCCTTCCCCCTTCCATCAGAAGCCACCTTAGTCAGTGAGTCAGTAAGAGTCTGTGCAGAGTACTATTTGGGGGTGGCTCTGGCGGCGTTGGCTTTCGACTCTCTGGGCGGCTTTTGGGCTATTTGTCTACGATGCGCCTGAGCAGGCGGTGGCGGGTACTGCAAGGGGgcgcggcggcagcagcgctcaTGTCTCGTCTGGCGACACAGACGCAAACTATAgtgtatgcctgtgtgtgtgtgtgtttttagcGTACTCACTCGTAACTTAGCGCGTAGAAAAAAGTTTATGCTGCAGATACAGACACAATGACAAACTTTTGTTTCGGgtatgcaaaaaaaagaaataaaaatacgatGCCGGAAAGAAAATTGAtagaaaaacagcaacaacaacaaagaggcaacgttgcatacttttgtggcAACAGAAATTACGCAGTCAAAGTCAATGGCGGTGAACACCTAAATAACAGGaggatacacacacacacacacacacacatgcgactCATATTGGCATTTTTGCGGCCATACCGTTAGAATTTCGAGCAGACAGGCAGAACAGCGACGGCGCCAAATATGGATGCGGGGGAGTGAGGTATTCTTGCGGCGCACTTTGTTTTGCCGGCGAAAATTTacatacacccacacacacacacacatacaccacTATGTGAAAACACATGCAAATCTTACCggtaaaattaattgtagcGAGACAATTGTTTACTCAgtcgtttttgtttatacacttAACTCACAAAACAATGCACATTTACTTAAATTCATTAAGGCATATTGCAGCcttaaacaaataatgaaaTGCACTTATTAAGTACCGTTATAGTCGTGTACCACACTCATACACGCATGAGTTTTTACGCAGTTATTTTCATAAACCTTTTTCTGATTTTCTGCTTTTGTGCGAGCGGTAAACTCACACACCACAGCGAATTAATGTACAATTTCCACAATTTAATTCCAATCACCCGCGCACACGTTTATTCTTCTTCGCgacaaaaattacaataacaatacaACATGCACAAACGCGTCAGTAAATCGTTATCTGTATGACGATATTTGAGTCGAACTCGATGTTATCGCTATCGTCACCAGCATTTAAATGCTTCAAAAAGCTATCGTATGGCAACGCTCGTTTAAGTTATTCGACAACCCTGTCGCAATAGTTCtatgtctctgtctctttctgcAGCTACAACGCAAGCAATCGTGAATATTGATaataaagttgaaataaacaaaatccaGGTTAAGCTGGGATTGCGTGGAGATGGTGGAGCTACAGATAAGAAAACGCAACGCTTGCGTCATAGTACTGGGCGACATTGGACGCAGTCCACGTATGCAATACCATGCCCAGAGTCTACTTGAAGACAACTACAATGTGGACATAATTGGTTACCTGGAGACGCGTCCGCTGGAGTCGCTGACGGTGGCACAGCCCAATTGCAAAATACACGAGTTGCCTGCAGTGCCGGTGACCAATCTAACGCCCAAGCTAAAACTACTCTTCAAGGCGATATGGCAAACACTGAGTCTGCTTATAGCGCTCATATCTATAAGGCGCCCCAATTTTCTGCTTGTACAAAATCCTCCCGGCATACCAACTCTAGTCGTCTGCTATCTATACTGTGCGGTCACACGCACCAAGCTGGCCATCGATTGGCATAATTATACATACTCAGTGCTGGCGCTTGGCATGCCGGGCGGCGAGAAGAGTCGTCTAAGTCGCCTGACCAAGCTTCTGGAGCGTTACTTTGGCGCCAAAGCACACACTCACTTTTGTGTCACAAGCGCCATGAAGGAGGATCTGCAACGTAATTGGAACATAGGGTAAGCAAAGGTAATAAGTAATAGTAATAGGCATTACTTTTTTCCTTCTTGCTTGCAGACCAGTTACAGTGTTGTATGATCGTGCGCCCTCACAGTTTCATCCCATAGAGCTGGCGCAGAAGCATGAGCTGTACATGAAGCTATCCAAAGATTACCCACAGTTTATGCCACAGTGCTACGCGGATCTTAAACAGTCTGGCATGCTGGAGACAACGGCGCTAACTCAAAAGCTGGCCAATGGTACGGTGCTCTACAAGCCACAGCGTCCAGCTATACTTGTCTCCAGCACTAGCTGGACGCCAGATGAAGACTTTGGCATACTTCTTCAGGCTTTGGAATCATATGAGAATGTTGCCGTTGATGAGCCACAAGTCTATCCGCCACTGTTGTGCATTATCACAGGCAAGGGACCGCAAAAGGCGCAGTATGAGGCGCAGATAGCCAAGCTGCAGTGGCAAAAGGTGTCCATAGTGACGCCTTGGCTGGAGGCCGAGGATTATCCCAGTGTGCTGGCCAGCGCGGATCTGGGAGTCTGCCTGCACTGGAGCACTAGTGGCTTGGATCTTCCCATGAAGGTGGTAGACATGTTTGGCAGTGGTCTACCCGTCTGTGCCTACAACTTTAAAtggtaattaataatttaagcatacaACTcgaacatacatatgtacatttgaatatttgtgtATTCACAGCCTCAAGGAGCTAGTCAAGCATGGCGAGAATGGTTTCGTGTTTAGCGATCATTTAGAGTTGgctgagcagctgcgtctGTGGTTTGAAAATTTTCCCAATAACCCAAGCATTTTGGAGACACGAGCTCGCTTTACGCGCACTCTGCAAGAATTCCAGGAGCTGCGCTGGCGTGAAAACTGGCAGCAGCGCGCTGCTCCAGTCTTGCAggcattaatttaagcatttgtatGAATAAAGAAAATCTAGGCAACTCCTTTATTGTTCCAAACGATGATCGTGTAACGAACGcttttatatgtgtataaaatcttgtgttttattaaaaaatatattgatatatgtttatattgctTGTTGTGTGCAAATTAGAGGCAACGATTATTGTGAGCTCTTTCAGTCGTTCATAAACAATACCGATTGTCTATATCACTCAGTCCTTTAGTTCTGCAGTTTAACTAATCATTCGTTAACTACTAAAATAATGGACTTCATGGCTATCAGTACCAAATTGAACTAGATATCTGAAGattgtttaagcttaaagGCTTTTCTTACACAAAGGGCATGCCATGTATTTCTGTCCCTTGTACGCAGCTAGGCATCCTTTGTGCAAGGCATGCTCACACTTTAAGTACTCCATATCAGACTCTGCCATGGACTCTTGGCAAATGACGCAGTTAGTTCCGGGAAGAGTTATCCGAAATACAAGACTGCCGCAAATAAGGCAGTTACGACGAAATTTACGATGATCTTCATAACAACCGTCCGAGTGTACAGCATGTCCGCAATGCATCATACGCATGTTATCTCTTGTCATTTCCTCCTGACAGATTATGCATAAGTCTCCAGGCTTactgaaataaaattgcttataaatagtattactattacaattttaaatgcaaattgattttaccTGGGACGATCTTGAACCAGTTGATGATTAGTATGATTGAAGTCGTGTTGGCATTGCGAACGACGCCGATCTCGACCAGAGCGCGAATGCGGCGGCTCCGGAGGAACTGTATTtgacatataatatatagctaGGCCTGCAGCTGCGACAACGCAACCAAGACCTAGTAGCAATTGTAGGTAAACcatttttaatagtttgtgcgcacaattaaacaaaatcaagACTTATATGTCGAGGATTATATGACCaaatgctgcatgcaacacagcTGTTGGTTATAGTTGAATTCccccaaataaaaattgagaaGCTTCGTCTCTTAGACATTCACAGCCAGTGCTGCCACATCATCTAAATACGTTACGTTTCACTTCCACATTTTGGTAACTCAATATAACGTAAAACTCAAAATAATTAggttttgaaaaaaattaattgaatgacAAACACAAAGTAcgttgaatataaatttattaattgtaatagAAATGGTTATATCTTATGTATTCTAGATTGGAAATATTTTGTCGGCTTTCGGTATTTTTTACACAAACGGTCACACCGTACGCTTGGACTtgtgttttttctttgctcaacaaaaaaattcttaaaatctAATTGCGGCGgcgttgcaattgcaatttattattattgctgtgcAAAATTAGCAAGCAACATTTGTGGAACGCATTGTATTGTATTCTAAAGCTGCGAAGCTGCTACTTCATTGTAGCCAAGGCCTCAAATCAGAAGCCGAAACGATTTTTcgagctgcaattaaattgtattactCACTAAGAATACGGGAAATATGGCGGAGCGCAGCATACATGAAATGCTTAAGGACACGCCGTCCATGAACGACAGCTGTAGTGCCGTGCATACAGGCACTGAGGGTGCCAGCATTGGCATGGGCATGGGACTAAGCAGCAGTGCCAGCAGCCATAGCATGGGAGGCAGCGGTACCAGCAACCCACTAGCCACCACCGTTAGCTTACCACTGCGCAATCATTCCGCACCCACCACACCAATGTCGCCGACGGGATCACAGGCAATTAACGGCATGTTGACATCACCGGAGAGTCTTATACGGACGAGTGCTTCCAAAATTGATAGCATCAAGAATTGGAGCATATCAACATACAAGTGCACGCGTCAGATAATGCTCGAAAAGCTGGGCAAATCTCAGCGCACTGTTGACTCGGATCTGGAGGCACAAATCGAACAATTACGCGATACACAGCGTAAATATTTGTCCATATTACGCCTAACTCGTGCCTTCAGCTCACATTTTCAACATGTGGTGATAACGCAGCATTCACTGGCAGATGCCTTTGCGGATTTGGCGCAAAAGAATCCCGAACTACAGAAGGAATTCATTTGCAATTCGGAAACGCAACGAAATTTAACCAAAAATGGTGAATTGCTTTTGAATGCGTTGAACTTTTTCATCTCTTCGGTGAATACATTGTGTAATAAGACCATTGATGATACTTTGCTAACAATACGACAATATGAAACAGCCAGGTGAGCAGCTAAGATATAGTATTAATGATATTTGTTATATCAAATGATTTCCTTATTGCTTTATAGAATTGAATTTGATGCCTATCGCATGGACTTGGAGAATACGAAACCCGAGCTTACACAGGCCGCCAGCAGCTTGGAGGAAACACAACGTAGTTACGCACATCACAAGGATCAGTATGAGAAACTGCGTGGTGAtgttgccataaaaatgcaatttcttgATGAAAATCGCATTAAAGTTATGCACAAGCAGCTAATATTACTCCataatgcaattgcagcatATTTCTCAGGCAATGCCATGGCACTGGAAAGTACTTTAAAACAATTCAACATTAAAGTAAGTTCTTAATTTACAACcattaaatagctaaaagtaaaattcTATTTTACTTGCAGCTTAAATCACCGAACAATTCAGTTGGCTCTTGGCTGGAACAGTAGTAGATCCTGTATACACCACACAAATTCAAGTATTATAATTCCACATGGTACACAAGAACATTTCTCATATGCCGCGGCAATAATgcgtttatatttatatattacacaCATAACAAAGGAACACTAGCTCTCCATGGCAACAAAGTGCAATGTGCAATGAATAACAATATCTAGTGCTTAAACCTAAGTTGTATtcttaattaataagcataaaatgatTATGTTTTGTAGCATTGTTTTATGTATGTTCCACACGTAACACATTTACAAAAGTTCCTTGtgtttcaaatcaaattatttatatattcttgcATGCCCCATAACCACATAACTATGTAAATTATCAAAATAGACCCAAACTAAAAATGAACTGTCTCataaaacagcaaattttACTTAGTTAATTATCAGTTACATTATATACAATCAATTGAACAAATGTATCTGTGcttatgtataattaaaactCATTGTTTACTAGTCAACGTATTATTTacgttaaacaaaattataaataataaaaaacgaaaagctATTTAATTACATCAAACTAAACATATGCTGAATTTAGTTCGTCTCTAGCTTCAAGTCACTCAACTTTTCGTTTAAAGCGGCTGACTCATCCTCTTCCGCCTTAAACATGTCCTGCAATGCAAATCCTTTAATTTACtcctttttatatacaaatgttcGACTTACCGGATCATAAATAACTTTAATAATAAGCGAACAACTTGGACACTGCGCCACCTCCTCACCTTCTATAAGCTCTTCCTGCCAAGCGTACAAAATAGTTCATTAACAAATACTATTAGCTATTATCACAGCTGGCACTTACTTTGGATATTTGAAATCGATCACCGCAGGGACATGGATAGTAATACATTTCCTCTTCCTCGTCGTATTCGAAGTCTTCAATCTCAACCTCATCGTGGTAGACACTCATTATGCTCAAGTGCCTGTATAACTGCGCTGTTTTTATATAGCATTATtcatataacaaataattatacgGCATGCCAATCAGACACACGTTGTTGCGGTGGGGATGCCAACCTGTTCAACAATTTACAGCTGATCCACAAACgctgtaaacaaaaacaaacgttTGCAATCTTTTGGCCGCACTAAACAATGTCTAGTAGAAAATACAGTGATGTTAATCTCTACGACTTACTGGGCGTGTCCATTGAAGCCGACCAGACTGAGATACGCAAGGCATACAGAAAACGCGCACTCGTTTGCCATCCAGATAAGAATCCTGACAATCCAAAGGCGGCTGAAAGATTTCATGAGCTCTCCAAGGCTTTAGAAATACTTAGTGATGCCTCAGCACGCGCAGCTTATGACAAAGTGCTTAAGGCGAAAAAAGCAGCCGAACTGCGAACCAAGCAGCTGGACAGCAAGCGCCAAAAGCTAAAGGAGGAACTAGAAGAGCGCGAACGTGCAGCGCTAAATAAGTTGCACTCGGCGCAGCCCTATAGCACTGTACGTAAAAGCGATGAGGAAGTGTTGCAGGAACAAATTGAGCGTTTGCGGCGCGAAGGATCCAAGCTGCTGGAAGAGGAGCATCAGGCCATGAGGGAGCAACTTCAGCGTAACtacaaggagcagcagcagcagcaacaacaggaaAAAGATAAATTTGATTCTGCGCAGCATCGTATCAAAATTAAGTGGAAGGCGGAGAAGAACGATGAGAGTAATGGCGGCTATACTGAGGAACAGTTGATGAAGTATCTCAAGAAATATGGTGAAGTAGTGGCGCTTGTAATGAATCCCAAAATACGTGGACGTGCTATGGTTGAGCTGAAGACACGTGAAGCCTGCGATATGGTGCTGTCCTATGAACATGGTGATCCCGCAAATCCTTTGCACTTTCAATGGGTAACGCCGCCAGTGGAAAAGCAACGCACTGTGCCCACCAATAACGCAACTGCCCATGACTATGAGGACTTGGTTATGCGTAAACTGCGCCAAGCAGCGGAACGCAAGCGCCTTATAGAGCAAATGATGAAAGAGGAGGCTGATAATTAAGTAATAATAACCGCTAAGTTTTTGAAATGTACcttataagaaaataaaataagttggcagcgctgcccaAGCAGCGATATATTTGTTGACCGATAGCAAAcagctgttttcattttgtatttgttaattaaatgtttgcaaaacTATGCCAcgacaaaaatattaaatttgagcGCAAAAAAGAAGTTTAACCATCATGGAAAAGCGACAACGTGAGCTAGAGGCGCTGGTGACAACGCAAAAGGAGCAATTATCGCGTTACGAAAAGCGTCTAAAGggtaataaaatgcaataacaattacatATGCATAGCATTAATCATTGTGTTTGTGCACATGCAGACGTGGTCACCGCATACAAGGGATTGCTTAAAGAAAAAGAGGCGTTGGAAACAAGCTTGGCGGCGCATGCAGAAGCTACTGGTGTCAAGGATGTGGGTGACGCAAGTGTAAGCAAACAGAATGTAGATGGAGAAGGCGCTACTGCCACTGGTTCTGTAGCTGCTAACGACACTGTTAGCAGCGATGACAAGGGCCAGCTGCAGACACAAATCATAACGCTAATGAACTCATTAGCCACGCTGTCTGCGGAAAAGTCACGCATGGAGGCTTCATTCCAGGCGGACAAGAAGCAACTGCGTGCGCAAATAGCacaaaaagagcagcaaatacaGGAGTCCTTAAATAAGGCTAAGGAGCAGGCTGCGCGTGCCAAAAACGATGTGGATGAAGTCAAAGCGAAGTGGATAATTGAACGGCAAGAGCGCGAGAAGGAGACTAACAATCAAATGATTATGTTGCGGGAACTTCAAAAGCTTTACGCCGACGAGCGGCATCTCAAAGAGAACATTGAAATGCAACTTAATAACTTTAAGACACAATTTGCCAGCAATGAGGCCGAGAACACGCGAATGCgtgagctgcagttgcagctaaaAGAGGCCACAGCGCAGCTTAAACAATGTCAAACCAAACTGGAGAGAAACAATGCTACGGATAATGCGGACAGTGGTGGTGTGCTGCAGCAGGTGCGCCAGGAGATGCAACAACTGAAGGAGCAACATGCTGTGGCCATCAAACAGGAGCAAAGACGTGTGCTGCGTGCCGAGGAGCAGAGTCGCCGCCAAGCGTCCCTACATGAGCAACGTGTGGCCAATTTGGAGGCACGCCTAGCCGAGCTAAGCAGCACTGTAGGCAACTATGATCGCTTGCGCCAGCAGGATCAGCATAGCATACATgcgctcaagcagcagctacatgAGCTGGAGGCATGccaaagcagagcagcgccTGCGCCGCTTGCGCTAAGCGACAACGAGCCAGACATAAGCGCACTGGTGGACGAGTTAGTGCGTTTAAAGAAGCTGCTTATAAGCGCCAATGCACGTTCTTCCAATCCGATGGATCTGAGCCATGTGCTGGGTCATGTGGGTAGCGTGGATAGTCACGTCAAGTgcgagcagcagttgcagaGCCTGCAAAAACTGCTGGAGGAATCAAAGCAGCAACGCATGCTGCTGGAGCAAACTATACAACGACAACAGGCGCATATACAAACGCTGCAGGACAAGGTGCAAGTGCTTAATCATAATATAGACGCTGCCGAGGAGGAGCTCAAGCAGCAAAGCGACAAGATGCGCTACGCGTTAAAGCAAGAGCGCACCAAGTGGCAGGAAGCCAAGGCTGAGCTGGAGAATGAAACACGCTGTAAACTAAACGAACTggagcaactgctgcaaaagCAACGTCAACgttcgctgcagctgctggacgAAAAGGAGCAGGAGATAAAAACGCTGCAAACCTCCTTTGAGGTATTCCACAGACCCAGTGTAACGACACTAGACACCGCCGAGGCTG encodes:
- the LOC108604689 gene encoding dnaJ homolog subfamily C member 17, encoding MSSRKYSDVNLYDLLGVSIEADQTEIRKAYRKRALVCHPDKNPDNPKAAERFHELSKALEILSDASARAAYDKVLKAKKAAELRTKQLDSKRQKLKEELEERERAALNKLHSAQPYSTVRKSDEEVLQEQIERLRREGSKLLEEEHQAMREQLQRNYKEQQQQQQQEKDKFDSAQHRIKIKWKAEKNDESNGGYTEEQLMKYLKKYGEVVALVMNPKIRGRAMVELKTREACDMVLSYEHGDPANPLHFQWVTPPVEKQRTVPTNNATAHDYEDLVMRKLRQAAERKRLIEQMMKEEADN
- the LOC108603584 gene encoding chitobiosyldiphosphodolichol beta-mannosyltransferase, with protein sequence MVELQIRKRNACVIVLGDIGRSPRMQYHAQSLLEDNYNVDIIGYLETRPLESLTVAQPNCKIHELPAVPVTNLTPKLKLLFKAIWQTLSLLIALISIRRPNFLLVQNPPGIPTLVVCYLYCAVTRTKLAIDWHNYTYSVLALGMPGGEKSRLSRLTKLLERYFGAKAHTHFCVTSAMKEDLQRNWNIGPVTVLYDRAPSQFHPIELAQKHELYMKLSKDYPQFMPQCYADLKQSGMLETTALTQKLANGTVLYKPQRPAILVSSTSWTPDEDFGILLQALESYENVAVDEPQVYPPLLCIITGKGPQKAQYEAQIAKLQWQKVSIVTPWLEAEDYPSVLASADLGVCLHWSTSGLDLPMKVVDMFGSGLPVCAYNFKCLKELVKHGENGFVFSDHLELAEQLRLWFENFPNNPSILETRARFTRTLQEFQELRWRENWQQRAAPVLQALI
- the LOC108601966 gene encoding DPH3 homolog; this encodes MSVYHDEVEIEDFEYDEEEEMYYYPCPCGDRFQISKEELIEGEEVAQCPSCSLIIKVIYDPDMFKAEEDESAALNEKLSDLKLETN
- the LOC108604688 gene encoding GRIP and coiled-coil domain-containing protein 1, which translates into the protein MEKRQRELEALVTTQKEQLSRYEKRLKDVVTAYKGLLKEKEALETSLAAHAEATGVKDVGDASVSKQNVDGEGATATGSVAANDTVSSDDKGQLQTQIITLMNSLATLSAEKSRMEASFQADKKQLRAQIAQKEQQIQESLNKAKEQAARAKNDVDEVKAKWIIERQEREKETNNQMIMLRELQKLYADERHLKENIEMQLNNFKTQFASNEAENTRMRELQLQLKEATAQLKQCQTKLERNNATDNADSGGVLQQVRQEMQQLKEQHAVAIKQEQRRVLRAEEQSRRQASLHEQRVANLEARLAELSSTVGNYDRLRQQDQHSIHALKQQLHELEACQSRAAPAPLALSDNEPDISALVDELVRLKKLLISANARSSNPMDLSHVLGHVGSVDSHVKCEQQLQSLQKLLEESKQQRMLLEQTIQRQQAHIQTLQDKVQVLNHNIDAAEEELKQQSDKMRYALKQERTKWQEAKAELENETRCKLNELEQLLQKQRQRSLQLLDEKEQEIKTLQTSFEVFHRPSVTTLDTAEAVAYSSDADSNDVEESDRERERAKLKLKPKKLSLGENCHMLHYANELARKDIEIAALRKSKYSAECTLRKAIQDKVTAQQEMHGKIECLEEQVDRLERCQTREGANLEYLKNVIISFIVTRDAEGKRHMLNAISAVLQFTSAEMQTINTTFQKK
- the LOC108603588 gene encoding uncharacterized protein LOC108603588; its protein translation is MVYLQLLLGLGCVVAAAGLAIYYMSNTVPPEPPHSRSGRDRRRSQCQHDFNHTNHQLVQDRPSKPGDLCIICQEEMTRDNMRMMHCGHAVHSDGCYEDHRKFRRNCLICGSLVFRITLPGTNCVICQESMAESDMEYLKCEHALHKGCLAAYKGQKYMACPLCKKSL
- the LOC108601965 gene encoding arfaptin-2, with amino-acid sequence MAERSIHEMLKDTPSMNDSCSAVHTGTEGASIGMGMGLSSSASSHSMGGSGTSNPLATTVSLPLRNHSAPTTPMSPTGSQAINGMLTSPESLIRTSASKIDSIKNWSISTYKCTRQIMLEKLGKSQRTVDSDLEAQIEQLRDTQRKYLSILRLTRAFSSHFQHVVITQHSLADAFADLAQKNPELQKEFICNSETQRNLTKNGELLLNALNFFISSVNTLCNKTIDDTLLTIRQYETARIEFDAYRMDLENTKPELTQAASSLEETQRSYAHHKDQYEKLRGDVAIKMQFLDENRIKVMHKQLILLHNAIAAYFSGNAMALESTLKQFNIKLKSPNNSVGSWLEQ